One Nostoc punctiforme PCC 73102 DNA window includes the following coding sequences:
- the metX gene encoding homoserine O-acetyltransferase MetX codes for MIYSDFISPQTQFYQLTVPFQLESGKVLIGVQVAYRSWGELNAQGDNGVLICHALTGSADADDWWEPLFGSGKAFNPDRDFIVCSNILGSCYGTTGPTTINPTTRKPYGVSFPKITIRDMVRLQAVLLEYLGVQSLRFVIGGSLGGMQSLEWALLYPDKVKSIAPIAVSGRHSAWCIGLSEAQRQAIYADPNWQGGNYTLDAPPNQGLAVARMMAMSTYRSWDSFTTRFGRQYDPSEKFAIASYLQHQGQKLTERFDANTYIILTHAMDGHDIARDRTAPNLSDYESVLGSIQQPTLVVAIDSDILYPPVEQQELANLIPNAQLSWLKSTHGHDAFLIDMAALNEIIQQNHEFVLF; via the coding sequence ATGATCTACTCAGATTTCATCTCACCACAAACCCAGTTTTACCAGCTTACAGTGCCATTTCAACTTGAAAGCGGCAAAGTATTAATTGGGGTTCAGGTTGCTTATCGCAGCTGGGGAGAGTTAAATGCTCAAGGCGATAATGGGGTACTAATTTGTCATGCCTTAACTGGTTCGGCTGATGCTGATGATTGGTGGGAACCTTTGTTTGGTTCAGGGAAAGCCTTCAATCCCGATCGCGATTTTATTGTGTGCAGCAACATTTTGGGAAGTTGTTACGGTACAACAGGGCCAACTACTATCAACCCAACAACCAGAAAGCCTTATGGTGTATCCTTCCCTAAAATTACAATCCGAGATATGGTTCGCCTACAAGCTGTACTGCTAGAATACCTGGGTGTTCAATCTCTGCGGTTCGTAATTGGTGGTTCGCTCGGTGGAATGCAATCACTGGAGTGGGCATTATTATATCCCGACAAGGTGAAAAGTATTGCACCTATCGCTGTTTCTGGCAGACATTCCGCTTGGTGTATTGGATTAAGTGAAGCCCAAAGACAGGCAATTTATGCCGATCCAAATTGGCAAGGAGGGAACTACACCCTGGATGCGCCTCCCAACCAAGGACTAGCAGTGGCGAGAATGATGGCGATGTCTACTTACCGTTCTTGGGATAGTTTTACAACCCGCTTTGGACGGCAGTATGATCCATCTGAGAAGTTTGCTATAGCGAGTTACTTACAGCATCAAGGTCAAAAGCTGACAGAACGATTTGATGCCAATACTTATATTATCCTCACCCATGCAATGGATGGGCACGATATTGCACGCGATCGCACGGCTCCTAATTTATCAGATTATGAATCTGTTCTGGGAAGCATCCAGCAACCAACTCTAGTTGTCGCCATTGATTCTGATATTCTCTATCCGCCAGTAGAACAACAAGAATTAGCAAATTTAATCCCTAATGCTCAACTGTCGTGGTTAAAGTCAACCCACGGACATGACGCATTTTTAATTGATATGGCTGCCTTGAATGAAATTATTCAACAGAACCATGAGTTTGTTCTTTTTTGA
- a CDS encoding O-acetylhomoserine aminocarboxypropyltransferase/cysteine synthase family protein, which yields MSEQYRFETLQVHAGQEPAPGNNARAVPIYQTTSYVFDDTEHGARLFALQEFGNIYTRIMNPTTDVFEKRIAALEGGVAALATASGQAAQFLAISTIAQAGDNIVSTSFLYGGTYNQFKVSLPRLGINVKFVEGDDPESFRQAIDARTKALYVETIGNPQYNIPDFAALAHIAHENGIPLIVDNTFGAGGYLARPIEHGADIVVESATKWIGGHGTSIGGVIVDSGKFDWGNGKFPLFTEPAPGYHGLNFQEVFGPSGSFGNIAFIIRARVEGLRDFGPSLSPFNAFLLLQGLETLSLRVDRHVSNALELARWLEQQEQVLWVNYPGLPNHSYHERAKKYLRHGFGGVLNFGIKGGLEAGKAFINHVKLASHLANVGDAKTLVIHPASTTHQQLSDEEQLSAGVTPDLVRVSVGIEHIDDIKEDFQQAFGQVKI from the coding sequence ATGTCTGAACAATATCGTTTTGAAACTCTGCAAGTTCATGCTGGACAAGAGCCGGCTCCTGGAAATAATGCCCGTGCTGTACCAATTTACCAAACGACTTCCTACGTTTTTGACGACACCGAACACGGAGCGCGGTTATTTGCTCTCCAGGAATTTGGCAACATTTACACCCGAATCATGAACCCGACGACGGATGTATTTGAAAAGCGGATTGCTGCACTAGAAGGGGGTGTAGCAGCATTAGCAACCGCTAGTGGTCAGGCGGCGCAATTCTTGGCAATCAGTACCATCGCTCAGGCTGGGGATAATATCGTTTCCACTAGTTTTTTGTATGGGGGAACATATAACCAGTTTAAAGTCTCACTACCACGTTTAGGGATTAACGTCAAGTTTGTCGAGGGAGACGATCCAGAAAGTTTCCGTCAGGCGATCGACGCTCGCACCAAAGCGTTATACGTTGAAACCATTGGCAATCCTCAGTATAACATTCCTGACTTTGCCGCTTTAGCTCACATTGCCCACGAAAACGGCATACCTTTAATTGTGGATAATACCTTTGGTGCTGGTGGATATTTAGCTCGACCCATTGAACATGGTGCAGACATTGTAGTTGAATCTGCAACTAAATGGATTGGTGGGCATGGTACTTCCATTGGTGGCGTAATAGTCGATTCGGGTAAATTTGACTGGGGTAACGGCAAATTTCCACTATTTACTGAGCCAGCACCCGGCTATCATGGGCTGAATTTCCAAGAAGTGTTTGGGCCTAGCGGTTCCTTTGGCAACATTGCTTTTATTATCCGCGCTAGAGTCGAGGGGTTACGGGATTTTGGCCCATCTTTGAGTCCATTTAACGCCTTTCTTTTACTGCAAGGATTAGAGACTCTCTCTTTGCGTGTAGATCGTCATGTCAGCAATGCCTTAGAATTGGCTCGGTGGTTAGAGCAGCAAGAGCAAGTATTATGGGTTAATTATCCCGGACTTCCTAATCACTCATATCATGAACGAGCGAAAAAATATCTCCGGCATGGGTTTGGGGGAGTTTTAAACTTTGGCATCAAAGGTGGATTGGAGGCAGGTAAAGCTTTTATTAATCATGTGAAATTGGCAAGTCATTTAGCAAATGTTGGTGATGCTAAAACCCTCGTTATTCATCCCGCTTCCACAACTCATCAACAGCTAAGTGATGAAGAACAGCTTTCAGCAGGTGTAACGCCCGATTTAGTGCGCGTATCAGTGGGAATTGAACATATCGACGATATTAAAGAGGATTTTCAGCAAGCATTCGGGCAAGTTAAGATTTAA
- a CDS encoding PEP-CTERM sorting domain-containing protein (PEP-CTERM proteins occur, often in large numbers, in the proteomes of bacteria that also encode an exosortase, a predicted intramembrane cysteine proteinase. The presence of a PEP-CTERM domain at a protein's C-terminus predicts cleavage within the sorting domain, followed by covalent anchoring to some some component of the (usually Gram-negative) cell surface. Many PEP-CTERM proteins exhibit an unusual sequence composition that includes large numbers of potential glycosylation sites. Expression of one such protein has been shown restore the ability of a bacterium to form floc, a type of biofilm.) — MSSLASFNNFIGGLTINKSQQVFGALFDGSLFREEDGNVSNFASGLPPTLEELAFDQNNNLFVASFTEGTVSKISPEGSVTTFVSGLSGPFGIAFTVDSLIIGDNSNNGNGPGVIKQATMSGNVTDLFKSIPGRIIDLEVNPTAKSFFVANQGDFFTNSGRLSAINIISNNQINTFATGFLGGGDAFPREIEFDSSGNLYVADAQKLYKISKDQLTTIPEPTSVFALLIFGIIGAGSALKKKKYHRLQEVR, encoded by the coding sequence GTGTCATCTCTTGCCAGTTTTAATAACTTTATAGGGGGACTGACTATCAATAAAAGTCAGCAAGTCTTTGGTGCTTTATTTGACGGTAGTCTCTTCCGAGAAGAAGATGGGAATGTCAGCAATTTTGCTAGTGGCTTACCTCCAACCTTAGAGGAACTAGCTTTTGACCAAAATAATAACCTTTTCGTGGCTAGTTTTACAGAGGGAACTGTCTCTAAGATATCTCCAGAGGGTTCTGTAACAACATTTGTTAGTGGTTTGTCAGGGCCGTTCGGTATTGCATTTACGGTTGATTCGCTAATTATTGGAGACAACTCTAACAACGGTAATGGCCCTGGAGTAATTAAGCAAGCAACAATGTCTGGTAACGTAACAGATTTGTTCAAATCTATTCCAGGTCGAATTATTGATTTAGAAGTTAACCCCACTGCCAAAAGTTTTTTTGTTGCCAATCAGGGAGACTTTTTCACTAACAGTGGTAGACTTTCTGCAATAAATATAATATCGAATAATCAAATAAATACTTTTGCTACAGGATTTCTTGGCGGAGGTGATGCGTTTCCTCGTGAAATAGAATTCGATTCTAGTGGAAACTTATATGTTGCAGATGCCCAGAAACTTTACAAAATTAGTAAGGACCAATTAACTACAATTCCCGAACCCACTTCTGTTTTCGCTCTGCTAATATTTGGCATTATTGGCGCTGGTTCAGCACTAAAGAAAAAAAAGTATCACAGGCTACAAGAAGTTCGATAA
- a CDS encoding SGNH/GDSL hydrolase family protein, with protein MDKTHPISELYVFGDSLSDTGMVFRATGGMYPPNPTYFQGRYSNGRVWIEYLAESLHLSPKQTHNFAYGGATTANVGNSYVPSLLNQVQSFTQTHQQTNPDALYVLWAGANDYLQGVSSASIPVKNVTTAINSLTDVGAKKILVGNLPDLGQLPATRNSTNSVSLSALTQAHNQGLRRSLKVLGQQHSDLEIVQLDANALYRHAIAKPAAFNFTNVISPCLSGDRTCSNPDQFLFWDGIHPTAAAHRIIAETAFSTIQEAGMTNPLLSLSLEYN; from the coding sequence ATGGATAAAACTCATCCCATCTCAGAACTTTATGTATTTGGAGACAGTCTTTCGGATACAGGGATGGTATTCCGGGCGACAGGAGGAATGTACCCACCTAACCCAACTTACTTTCAAGGGCGTTACTCGAATGGTCGGGTTTGGATTGAGTATCTTGCCGAAAGCCTCCATCTTTCCCCTAAACAAACTCACAATTTTGCTTATGGAGGAGCAACTACTGCCAATGTTGGCAACAGCTATGTACCTAGCTTGCTAAATCAAGTGCAATCGTTTACGCAGACACATCAACAGACGAATCCAGATGCTTTGTATGTGCTGTGGGCAGGAGCAAATGATTATTTGCAAGGAGTAAGCAGTGCAAGTATTCCTGTTAAAAATGTGACGACGGCAATCAACTCTCTAACTGATGTGGGTGCTAAAAAGATTTTGGTAGGAAATTTACCAGATTTAGGACAGTTACCTGCCACTAGAAACAGTACAAATTCTGTGAGCCTCAGTGCATTAACACAAGCACATAATCAAGGCTTGAGGCGATCGCTAAAGGTACTAGGTCAACAGCATTCCGATCTTGAGATTGTGCAATTAGATGCTAACGCGCTATATCGACATGCAATCGCAAAACCGGCAGCTTTTAACTTTACCAATGTCATCAGTCCATGTCTATCTGGCGATCGCACCTGTAGTAACCCAGACCAGTTTTTGTTCTGGGATGGCATTCATCCGACAGCTGCGGCTCATCGCATCATCGCGGAAACTGCTTTTTCAACGATTCAAGAGGCAGGGATGACTAACCCTCTTTTGTCACTCTCGCTAGAGTATAATTAA
- a CDS encoding tetratricopeptide repeat protein, translated as MTEVIRTGSLNNIESIEFEKRCLHKAREIGDRNSEVICLASLGNAYQSIGEYHLAIEFYQQWLDIAKEIGDRFGEAKSLSGLGNAYQSLGKYQRAIEFYHQWLSITRKIGDRTGEAICLGSLGNTYEYLGKYDQAIEFYQQWLSITRKTGDRTGEAICLGSLGNTYESLGQYQLAVEFYHQWLELTRLISDRNGEGMALSGLGSAYKALGQYQRAVEFHQYSLEIRKNLDDQNAEANSWFNLGLVLEKINRESEAMNAFCNARGIYHAMGIDASLQDCNHAIEHLSQNVSTIASRFWFERWFSHLSHLIKTDSNQ; from the coding sequence ATGACAGAAGTAATTAGAACAGGGAGCCTAAATAACATCGAGTCCATTGAGTTTGAAAAGCGGTGCTTGCACAAAGCCAGAGAAATAGGCGATCGCAATAGTGAAGTCATTTGTTTAGCAAGTTTGGGCAATGCTTATCAGTCCATTGGGGAGTACCACCTGGCAATTGAGTTTTATCAGCAGTGGTTGGATATAGCGAAAGAAATAGGCGATCGCTTCGGAGAAGCCAAATCTTTATCTGGATTGGGCAACGCCTACCAATCATTGGGGAAATACCAGCGGGCGATTGAATTTTATCACCAGTGGTTGAGTATCACGAGGAAAATAGGCGATCGCACTGGAGAAGCCATTTGTCTAGGAAGCTTGGGCAATACTTATGAATACCTGGGCAAGTACGACCAAGCGATTGAGTTTTATCAGCAGTGGTTGAGTATCACGAGGAAAACAGGCGATCGCACTGGAGAAGCCATTTGTCTCGGAAGTTTGGGCAATACTTATGAATCATTGGGGCAGTACCAACTGGCAGTTGAGTTTTACCACCAATGGTTAGAACTGACAAGATTAATTAGCGATCGCAATGGGGAGGGCATGGCCTTAAGTGGGTTGGGAAGTGCTTATAAGGCTTTGGGACAGTACCAAAGAGCGGTTGAGTTTCATCAATATTCATTAGAGATTAGAAAGAATCTTGATGACCAAAATGCAGAAGCAAACTCCTGGTTTAATTTGGGTTTAGTGTTAGAAAAAATCAATCGCGAATCAGAAGCGATGAATGCCTTTTGCAATGCTCGCGGGATTTATCACGCAATGGGAATTGATGCAAGCCTGCAAGATTGTAATCATGCGATTGAGCATCTTTCTCAAAATGTTTCAACCATAGCATCTCGCTTCTGGTTTGAGAGATGGTTCAGTCATTTGTCGCACTTAATCAAAACTGATTCTAACCAGTAA
- a CDS encoding DUF411 domain-containing protein produces the protein MSHKKFIYCWQKWLLPMLVRVVVTICLTVGVLGILGSTASMSNAQAVFPNSLATNAQLVSTTKGIQDKDTPLKSTALNAIVYHSPDCNCCGGWIDHLKIQGFEITDFSTSDIETVKQKYNVPDNLSSCHTAIVNEYVIEGHVPANDIKRLLQEKPNVVGLSVPQMPVGTPGMEMGNRKDPFTVFAFDGKNSVAVFNKYPSS, from the coding sequence ATGTCGCACAAAAAATTTATTTATTGCTGGCAAAAATGGTTACTTCCCATGCTGGTACGTGTAGTAGTAACAATTTGTCTCACAGTAGGGGTGTTGGGCATCTTGGGAAGCACCGCTTCTATGAGTAATGCTCAAGCTGTTTTTCCTAATTCTCTTGCAACTAATGCTCAATTAGTAAGTACTACTAAAGGTATTCAGGACAAAGATACACCATTAAAATCAACAGCACTAAATGCCATTGTATATCATAGTCCCGACTGTAACTGTTGTGGCGGGTGGATTGACCACTTAAAGATACAAGGTTTTGAAATCACAGACTTTTCCACGTCTGACATCGAAACAGTCAAACAAAAGTACAACGTACCAGATAACTTGTCATCTTGCCACACAGCAATTGTTAATGAATATGTCATTGAAGGACATGTCCCAGCAAACGATATCAAACGTTTGCTTCAAGAAAAGCCAAATGTTGTTGGTTTATCTGTTCCTCAAATGCCTGTAGGTACTCCTGGTATGGAGATGGGGAATCGAAAAGACCCGTTTACGGTGTTTGCCTTTGATGGTAAGAATTCAGTTGCGGTATTTAATAAATATCCATCCTCTTGA
- a CDS encoding phytoene desaturase family protein, translating to MEIFDYVILGAGLGGLSAAACLTRQGYRVVVLEQHYLPGGCCHTFDYGEYHFCADVHYISQCGSGQTITQFLDYIHQNVPFNSLDSDCIDRVITPEADFKIPLGWENLRSRLLSTFPEEAGAINHYCNEIQQLHQEIRNLVQEVRWYDQKLSDWLKLPKYLNLFWKRNWTLQDLYNHVGLSPKLQAVLAGQSGDYALPPQEIALLTHTSLVWDYSEGAYYPKHHFKHLVDTIADVITAGGGVIKYSTPVSHIQVSNHSVHSVLADGNSYRASKAYISDLDPKLTVELMHDITALSQKEYKRLTNYQYSASAFNIYLGLDSRFDPQRYGIGNWNVWYYPTGDLNREYQQQLEGDFSQPWIFLSCPTMKSSEPGMGPEGHHVLEIATVCSYEPFEHLYKSNPKAYKAKKREFYQQIMTSVRDLIPDVDKYARMKVYGTPTTSEFYLGQPQGNIYGAKLVPKQVGLNRLGYMTELPNLFLVGASAGYPSVPGVIGNGMQVVELLTGQSVWHKAAERPQSLVAIG from the coding sequence ATGGAAATCTTCGACTATGTGATTCTGGGAGCCGGACTAGGTGGGCTTTCGGCCGCAGCCTGTTTAACTCGACAAGGCTATCGGGTAGTAGTTCTAGAGCAACATTATTTACCTGGCGGATGCTGTCACACCTTTGATTACGGAGAATACCATTTTTGTGCTGACGTGCATTACATCTCTCAATGTGGTTCTGGTCAGACCATAACTCAATTTCTCGACTATATTCATCAAAATGTGCCCTTTAATAGTCTCGATTCTGACTGTATCGATCGAGTCATCACACCAGAGGCGGATTTCAAAATTCCTTTGGGATGGGAAAATTTGCGATCGCGTTTACTCTCAACATTTCCAGAAGAAGCTGGTGCGATTAACCATTACTGCAATGAAATTCAGCAACTCCACCAAGAAATTCGCAACTTAGTGCAGGAGGTACGCTGGTACGATCAAAAGTTGTCTGACTGGTTAAAACTACCAAAATATTTGAATTTATTTTGGAAGCGGAATTGGACACTGCAAGATTTGTATAACCATGTCGGATTATCGCCTAAACTGCAAGCAGTACTGGCGGGGCAAAGTGGCGACTATGCACTACCACCGCAGGAAATTGCGCTACTCACCCATACTTCCTTAGTTTGGGACTACTCAGAAGGCGCTTATTATCCAAAACATCACTTCAAACACCTTGTTGACACTATTGCAGACGTAATTACCGCAGGTGGAGGTGTCATCAAGTACTCAACCCCGGTGAGCCATATTCAAGTTAGCAACCATAGTGTCCATAGTGTCCTTGCTGATGGTAATAGTTATCGCGCCAGCAAAGCTTATATCAGCGACCTCGACCCCAAATTAACAGTGGAGTTAATGCATGATATTACAGCTTTGAGTCAAAAAGAGTATAAACGCCTCACTAATTACCAATACTCAGCCAGTGCTTTTAATATTTACCTGGGTTTAGATAGCCGCTTCGATCCTCAACGCTACGGCATTGGTAACTGGAATGTTTGGTATTATCCCACAGGCGACCTGAACAGAGAATATCAACAACAATTGGAAGGTGACTTTAGCCAACCGTGGATTTTCCTCTCTTGTCCGACGATGAAATCTAGCGAACCAGGGATGGGACCAGAGGGACATCATGTATTAGAAATTGCTACTGTCTGTTCTTATGAACCATTTGAACATCTCTACAAAAGCAACCCAAAAGCATATAAAGCCAAAAAGCGAGAATTTTATCAGCAGATTATGACAAGTGTGCGAGATTTGATTCCCGATGTAGACAAATATGCCCGGATGAAAGTTTATGGTACACCTACTACCAGCGAATTTTATCTAGGACAACCGCAAGGTAATATTTATGGTGCGAAATTAGTACCTAAGCAGGTTGGTTTAAATCGTCTGGGATATATGACAGAGTTACCTAATCTCTTTTTGGTAGGAGCGAGTGCTGGGTATCCAAGTGTACCAGGTGTAATTGGCAATGGTATGCAGGTTGTAGAACTGTTGACAGGACAATCGGTATGGCACAAAGCAGCTGAAAGACCCCAGTCTTTAGTCGCAATTGGGTAA
- a CDS encoding DNA polymerase III subunit delta', with product MTIDPFAALVGQPQAIELLTQAVRQNRVAPAYLFVGPDGVGRSLAARCFVELLFSSELGVTAALQNRLRQGNHPALLWVQPTYQYQGQRLTAAEAAEKGLKRKAPPVIRLEQIREITEFLSRPPLEAPRNVVVLEEAQTMAEAAANALLKTLEEPGQATLILIAPTPESVLPTLVSRCQRIPFYRLDAQSLAVVLTQTSHQEILQNQAVLSIAAGSAGSAIASYEQLQTIPPELLEDLKKAPASYRKALELAKKIDKDLDTEAQLWLVDYLQQFYWQRWHQPSIINHLEKSRQYLLAYAQPRLVWECLLLSICQK from the coding sequence ATGACTATTGACCCATTTGCAGCACTTGTAGGACAACCGCAAGCCATAGAATTACTGACTCAGGCTGTCAGACAAAACCGGGTTGCTCCAGCGTATCTATTTGTGGGGCCAGATGGTGTAGGAAGAAGTTTAGCAGCCAGGTGTTTTGTGGAATTGCTATTTTCTAGTGAGTTGGGAGTCACTGCAGCTTTACAAAACCGTTTGCGTCAGGGGAACCATCCAGCTTTGTTGTGGGTGCAACCGACGTACCAATACCAGGGACAACGATTAACAGCAGCAGAAGCGGCTGAGAAAGGACTGAAGCGTAAAGCACCACCTGTAATTCGGCTAGAGCAAATTCGGGAAATTACCGAGTTTTTAAGTCGTCCGCCCTTGGAAGCACCAAGGAATGTGGTGGTGCTGGAAGAAGCCCAAACAATGGCAGAAGCCGCAGCCAATGCTTTACTTAAAACTTTGGAAGAACCGGGACAGGCGACGTTAATTTTAATTGCACCTACACCTGAGTCTGTTTTGCCAACTTTGGTGTCCCGCTGTCAACGCATTCCTTTTTATCGCTTAGATGCACAGTCTTTGGCTGTTGTACTTACACAAACAAGTCATCAAGAAATTTTGCAAAATCAGGCAGTGCTGAGTATAGCAGCTGGCAGTGCTGGAAGTGCGATCGCATCTTACGAGCAATTACAAACTATTCCCCCGGAGTTACTCGAAGATTTGAAAAAAGCCCCTGCTTCCTACCGCAAAGCCTTGGAGTTAGCCAAGAAAATTGATAAGGATTTAGATACAGAAGCCCAACTGTGGTTAGTTGATTACCTTCAGCAATTCTACTGGCAGCGTTGGCATCAACCCAGTATTATTAATCATCTAGAAAAATCTCGTCAATACTTGCTTGCTTACGCTCAACCTAGGCTTGTTTGGGAATGCCTGCTTCTATCTATATGTCAAAAATAA
- a CDS encoding N-acetylmuramoyl-L-alanine amidase, which yields MKFGIDMGHNCPPDTGATGIKQEDALTKAVGTQLIQKLRAANHTAIDCTPTSASSVTDSLRQRTNKANANNVNVYVSIHFNKFNAKAHGTEIYAISNASQGIAESVLKEIVQLGFYNRGVKDTGFFVLKNTQMPAILIECCFCDAKVDMDLFDVEKMAEAIKDGLIGQPKPKEPKADKKYILEITTKTFLKPSTEQASDLPKDSIFEIEPGDYPVLDVSFEENHYSVKWPDQSKGNRNEHFVYAGHAKVIEKD from the coding sequence ATGAAATTTGGTATTGATATGGGACACAACTGTCCTCCAGATACAGGAGCAACAGGCATCAAACAAGAAGATGCTTTAACTAAAGCAGTTGGTACACAATTGATACAAAAACTCAGAGCAGCAAATCATACCGCCATCGATTGCACTCCTACAAGTGCTAGTAGCGTAACCGATTCTCTCAGACAAAGAACTAATAAAGCGAATGCCAATAACGTTAATGTCTATGTTTCGATTCACTTTAATAAATTTAACGCTAAAGCTCATGGCACAGAAATTTATGCCATTAGTAACGCATCACAAGGTATTGCTGAATCAGTTCTCAAAGAAATTGTTCAACTTGGTTTTTATAACAGAGGGGTGAAAGATACAGGTTTCTTTGTTCTAAAGAATACACAAATGCCAGCTATTTTAATTGAGTGCTGCTTTTGTGATGCCAAAGTAGATATGGATCTATTCGATGTTGAAAAAATGGCGGAGGCAATTAAAGATGGATTAATAGGTCAGCCAAAACCAAAGGAACCTAAAGCTGATAAGAAATACATTTTGGAAATAACAACAAAAACCTTCTTAAAGCCTTCTACAGAACAGGCATCAGACTTACCAAAAGATTCTATCTTTGAGATTGAGCCAGGAGATTACCCAGTTTTGGATGTCAGTTTTGAAGAAAATCATTATTCAGTTAAGTGGCCCGATCAAAGTAAAGGAAACCGAAACGAGCATTTTGTTTATGCTGGGCATGCCAAAGTTATAGAAAAAGATTAA